In Prosthecobacter dejongeii, the DNA window AATCGCAAGATCTTTGATGATCTGGGGGTTTGGCCAAAGATCGAGGCCGCCGGCTTCATGGTGAAACGCGGAGCCCAGTTTCTCATGGGCAGCGGCTCACACAAGGTGCGGCTGGACTTTTCAAAGGGCTCCTTCACCGAATATCCCCAGTCTGTGCAGGTGGAGAGGTCCAAATTCGATGACCTTTTGCTGCAGCACTCGCGTGAGTGCGGTGCCGTGGTGAGCGAGGAGAGCCTGGTACTGGAGCATGCGGTGAGCGAAGGCCACGTGACCGTCAAATATCGCACGGCCGATGGCAGCGAGCATGAGGTGACGGCCAAAATGATGATGGATGCCAGCGGCCTGACCAACTTCACCGGCAACCGAGAGTCTCTGCGCGAATATTACTCCGGACACAAAAAGATCGCCATCTTCGGCCACTTTGAAAACCTGGACATGCCCCAGGGCGACGAATATGGTGACATCCTCATTGTTAGGCGCGAAAACTCCTGGTTTTGGATGATCCCCCTGGAGAACAACAAAACCAGTGTTGGTCTAGTAATGGATCGAGAAGACTACAGGGTGCTGAACCAAAAGCCTGAAGCAGTCTATACCGATGCCGTGAAAAACACGCCCGTCGTTCAGCAACGCTTTTTGAATGCCATTTCTAAAACTCCACTGAACGTGGTGACAGATTTTTCGTATCGCAATGACCGCTTGGTATCACACCGCGTCGTACGGATTGGCGATGCCTCTGGATTCATCGACCCCATCTTTTCCAGTGGCGTGCTGCTAGCCATGACCAGCGGTCAGCAAGGTGCCCAGGTCGTGCATGAAGCCCTGACTCAAGGTCAGTCGATGACCTCAGGCATGAAGCGCTACGAAAAAGACAACCGCCGCCGCATCGCCCAATACTGGGAATTCATCGAGAATTTCTACAGGCTCCACTTCGCCCAGATCTTCTTCCAGCCGCATCCGCGCCTGAAGATGTTGTGCTCCATCAATGCCGTACTGGCAGGCTGCACGCGCCTGCCCTTCGCCGCATGGTGGCGACTACGGCTGTTTTTCTTCCTGGCCTGGCTGAACAAACGCATCCCAGTGACGGCTCGCATCGAGGTCCAATGACCGCGCAGAATCAGCGACGCGGCGCCCAGTCGTACCCGATGTAACGATCCTCAAAACTTCCATCTTGATGACAGGTGATGTGGACGAAGCCTTCAGGATTGCCATGGACGGGTCCTTTCCACCACATGCCGCTAACGGCCCCACCTTGCAAGTATGTCACTTGGTCGAATTGAATGCGTTCGGAGATGTGCCCATGACCGCTGAGCACCAGCCGCAGATTGTAAGCTGCCAGTAATTTCCGAAACTCACGCACGTTCCCGACCAAAGCTCCAAGGCCTAACGTAATCTGCGGTCCTTGAATCACCTGATGCCAGACACTGTAAAAAGGAATGTGCGTAACAAGGGTGATAGGTGTTTGCCGTCCCACCTTTTCCAGATCGCCTTGTAGCCAAGCAAGCTGCGCATCATCAATCCAGCCCTTGTACCCGCCATCCTCCCCCAGAGCGATGCTGTCGAGCAGGATGAAATGCCACCCACCGTGGTCAAAGCTGCGATAAGTCCTGCCCGTGCCATAACGGTCTGCAAAGAGCTTCTTGCCGTAGTCGGCATGGTCGTTTTTCAGAACCGACTTGGGGGACCACCCACACACATCGTGATTGCCAATGGTGTGATAGGCTGTCGGCTGCAAAGTCTTCATGACCTCATCCCACAGCTCCCACTGCCGGTGAAGCCGCGCTTCTCCCACAGCCAGAGCATCCATGATCAGATCCCCTCCCGTCACGACAAAGGCAGGTTTCATTTCATTCACCTTCGCGAAGCACTGCTTTACCCCCTCCACAGCACCCAGCTCGGGCTGGATGTGAGGATCTGTGAGAAAAACAAACTCAAAGGAGGATGGCCGGGGTGAAGCCAAAGAGGAAGCCGAAGCACCAATCACAGGCGCGGCCAATGCAGTTCCTAGAAAGTGGCGTCGAGAAAGGCTGGGCATGCGAATGGAAAACACAGTCCAGGTCACTCTCTTGCAGCCCGAAGATAAGTTTTTAAAAGGCTAAACCTCTCGAGCTGAGCAGAACGCAAAAAAGCGGGCTGAAGGTTGCCCTCCAGCCCGCTTTAGATGGAGAAGCTTTCTCCTGTTTATTCAGCACCGCCTGTTTCCACAGGCTTGCCGCCTTCTTTGAAGCAATACAGGTGAGTGTGAGTGGCGACGTAGAGGCAGCCATTGGCAGCTACCAGACCGCCTAGCAGCGGGGATGGAAATTCGATGGTCTTCAGCTCCTTGAGCTCCTTGCCTTCGGCCAGGATGAACAATTCGCCTTCTTCGTTGCCAATGTAAACCTTACCATCTGCGACGAGCGGGCTCGCCCAGATATGGCCCTTGGTATCGAACTTCCAGTACTCCTTGCCCGTCTTAGCATCCAGGCAGAACAGGCGACCTGTGTAATCGGCGATGTACACCAGACCATCTTTGACGGCGCAGGTGGAGATGGAGCGCTCGATCCCTTTGAAGGTCCAAAGAGCTTTACCGGAAAGATCACCCGTGCCTTTAGGGTCAATGCAGCTCAGCATGCCCACGCCTTCACCGTGCTCAGGGTCCTGACCAATGGCGACGTAAACGAGCCCGTCATACACCACAGGAGTTCCAATGATCTCGCTCGGGCCGTCGTATTCCACGTACTTGATCGGCTCACCTGCATCGTTTTTGCGATACTCAGGCGGGTTTGCATCATAGCGCCAGTATTCCTTGAGGATGTCAAAATCATCCTTCTTCTCGGTCTCTGGAGCCATTGAGTAAACCCAGCCGTCCCCCGCAGCAAAGACGATCTGTGGCTTGCCATTGACCTCCGTGTAGGTCGGGCTGGACCAGGAGCAATGCAGCACGCGCTCACTGGCCACATGATCCATCTCCCCCATGAGAGTGCCATCGTTGGCATTCAGCATGATGAAGCTGGGGGACTGAGGGGAAGGAATGTTGGTGTGCGTCCAGTCCACGCCGTTGCAGGTTGGGGCGAAGAGCTTATCCCCGATAACCAGAGGATAACCAGCCGTGGCATTGTGCTGGAAGACTCCCAGTTCCTTGTACATGTCATAGACCCAAATGATGTCAGCATCTTGTGGACCAGGCTCCACCGGTGTCAGCTTGCCATCTTTGTCTGGCACAGCCATGAACTGGGCCTCTTCCTTCATGCCATCGTTGCCATTGGCCATGCCTTCGACATCCAGGCAAATGATCTGGCAGCGGTTGCCAGGAACGTAAGCTCGATTGCCGACGATGGTGGGGCTAGCGCAAATGCCCAGATACTCCCAGTCATTCACCTTGCCGCTGCCCATTTTAGGAGAAACAAGCTGCCAAAGGAACTTGCCCGTCTTTTCTTCAAAGCACATCACGATGCCGCGATCACCAATGTTTTTCGGGTCACGTGGAGTCTCGTTGTTCGTTCCCACATAGACTTTGCCATTGGCAATGATGGGCGTGCCATAGGTCTGGGAGCCCAGCTTGGCCACCCAGAGGCAGTTCTTGGTGGTGCTCATGTCCACATCTTCCGCACCTGGCCCTTTGTTGGCCTCTTCTGCATTCGGACGCAGGCGGCCCGCAATCTTCGGCGCGGCCTTAGGACCGAACTTTTTCCCAGGTTCGAATTCCAGGGGCAGTCCTTTTTCTTCGGACACCATGTTGCGGCTCTTGCCGCCGCCCCATTCGGACCAGTCGGCAGCCTGAAGGGCAGAAGCGCTCAACAGCGCCAGGAGGAGGGTGGGTTTTAGCTTCATGGAAAGGGTAGAGACAGGAGGGAAAGTTACTTGTTCGGAGTGATGCTCAGATTGTCCAAAAACACACGCTTTTGGTTCATCTGACTAAAACCAAAAATTCCGGGGCTGCCCTGGGTGTGAGCTTTGGCCACTTTGGCCTCCACAGTCCAGGCTTCAGGCTCGGGCTGGCCTTTTTCCCACACCTTGCCTCGCACCACACCACTGCCGTCAGCATTCACATCCACCCGGGTCTTCAGGGTGTACCAGGTATTGGCAGAGACTTTAAAGTTTCCTTCCACCTTCAAACGCTCAGGGTTGGAGCTGATTTCCAGCTTGTTGGCATTGCCACGCAGACAGATGAGATAGCGCTGGTTGATAAAACCAATGTCAGACTTTAGACGGGCGCTACCTTCCGTACGCACATCTGCCTGCATGGTGTAATTGGACAGGTGGGAAGGCGCGACGAAGACTGTGCCGCGCTGGAAAAGCAGACGGTCAAAGGTCTTAGCAAACACCTTGTTTCCTTCGAGCTCGCGAACGTCGAACTTGAAGCGCGCACCGATCCAGGGCAGCGGCGGGTAGGAAAACTTCACGCCTTCGGCAGGCTGATCTTGGTCCAGCTTATAGGCCTCAAAATCTTCCGTCAGAGGCAGGTTTTTCAGCGCACGACCACGGATGGTTCCGAAGCTGCCATCTGCGGCTGTGGCCTTGAAGGCCCCGGCACTTTCCTTGGCATCCACGGCCACCACCAGCTCGCCAGCATCGTTGAACTTGGCATCCATGGAGGCTTTTACCTTGGCTGTCGGCGGGATAAAGGATTCCCACTTCACGCCTTTGACGTCTTCGCTGACGACAAAGCCATTCGCATCCACGCTGCGGATGCGGAAGGCCTGCTTGCTGCCGTTCATGATGACAACTTCAGCCGGGATGATCTGCAAGGCGGCAGGTTTACCCGCTTTCGGGATTTCTACCACCGGGGCTGCATCCAACTTGATGCCGCTGTTAGGAATCGGGAAGCTGTAGAGCTTTTCCGTCGTGGTGACGTAAACCACACCATCACAAATGGAGGGGGCTCCCAGGCACTGGCCATCGAGTTTGATCTCTTGGACAATTTCCGCATCCGTCTCGCCCGGCTTCACCACCACCAGCTTGCCTTCCATCATCGGACAATAAAGAAGGCCGTCAGCATAGACAGCCGAGGAGTGCAGGTTGGCATTGCTGAGCTTTTTCTTCCACAGCTCCTTACCGGTTTCGATATTGATGCAGTAAAGCTCGCCACCATCAGTGAGCTGATAAAGCATGTCACCCACCACGACGGGGGAGCTGCTCGTTGCCCCCAGTGGCAGACGCCACAGCTCCGCATCGGCTAGGACAGTGCCTTCCGGGGTGGTCGACGCAGTGAGTGTTTCAGGCAGCTTGATGGCTACCATGCGGCCTTTTTCAGAGCTATCAATGTTCTCGTCACCGTGGATGGCGATGAGTTTATTTCCCTTGTGAAGCACCACCGAAGCATTGACCCCGTTTTTGCAAATGGGCATCTTCCAGTAGGCTTTGCCACTGCGGGCATTCACGCAGACGATATGCCCGCAACCAGTGGTGTAATACATCACACGTTTGCCATCGCGGGTCTCCAGTACAGGGGTGGAGAAGGAGCTATCCACAGGCGGACTCACGCCCGGAAGCGCCCACCACACCAGTTCCCCCGTTTTTTTATCAAAAGCATAAGCGCGATCAGCCGCAGGACCATCGGCACCCCAATTGGAGAAAATGAAGTGAGTGATGACCAGATCTCCTTCGATGACAGGACTTCCCACACGAGCATTCGGGAAGGTCATGCGGCCGAAATCCTCCATCAGAGGGATTTCAAAGACCTTTTTCCCATCCATCTCATAGCATACAAACACGCCAGCATTGCTGACCAGGTAGATGCGCTTCGTCTCTGGGTCCACTGTCGGAGCACCGATGGAGTAACGATTGTAAATGGAATCACTCAGGTAGTCGGAGATTTCCACTTCCCAGAGCTTCTTTCCAGTCTTGGCGTCTAGCACGGTCAAGAGCTCAATCAAATCACTCGTTTCACCACGATAGCCCCAAAGAATCACCTTCCCGTCCACAATGACAGGCGTGCCGCGACTGCGCGCATCGTAAGTCCAGGCGGCTGTTTCGGGCAATTTGCCTGCACCCGTGTAATGTTCCAAACTCACGCCGTTTTGGAGGGGGCCGCGCCAGTTGGACCAATCATTGGCCTGGAGCGAAAAAGTCAGCAGGGACGCAGCAAGTGCGGACCACGAGGCAGTGCGATGAATGCGGGGGATAACCATGTGAAAAATTCCTGGCTGGGGGTGGGCCGCCAAAGTCAGCGCGTCCGGCACATCTTCAATCAGTTTCGCTGACGGAAGTCTGCCGGGCCACAAACCGACAGGTAGGGCGGGAGGAAGAAACGACTCAAGGTTAACGCATCTTTCCAGGGAAAGGATCCCTTTGAGAGGGGATAAACCCCGCCTTTCTTATTGCACTTATTCACATGAACAGTCATTTATACACAGGACTGTCAAGCGCCTTTCTTCTAAAATTATCAGATTTTTCGCACAAAAGCAGATGTCAAAAATGAGAAAACCTCACGTTTTTGCAAAAAACAACCCCTTGGGTTGACGGGAAGGGTAAAACTTTTTAACCTTACGGCGTCTGTCGAAGCCTTGCGCTTGGCAGGCCACGATGTTGCAGCTTCCTCAGCTAAGACTTTCGTGCCAAACGATCCTCACTGTTGTTGGTTGCTGGATCGCAAACCAGACCCTCCGGCTCCGCATGCCGGAGGGTCTCTTTGTTTCAGGTCATCACTCGAAGATGGAGTGGCCTTCTTTAAAAACACAGGATGTCTCCCATGCATCCTGATTCACGCATCAAACGTGACCTCAGGATACAAGCGCGCGAGTGTGCATGAGAGACAATCGGTAACGAGTGGCAAAGCCGACTTGGAAAGAGCATCAGGCATCCCACCCTTCTCCACGCCCTCTTTCCAAAGACGATCCACACCATCGCCATGTTCATCCAGCACTTGCTCCACCACTTGATTCCAATGAGCAGGCTCCACACACTCCTGCCATTCACCACGACCACGACCAAAGTGAGCCACGGCGAGGTAAGTCAGCATGGCTAAACGCACCTGTTCACGGAAGTGCTCTCGTGACCAATGCAGTCGTTGATCACCACCTCGCACGAGATTGTAGCTCTTGATCAAGGCATACGCACCGAGACCCGCGGCTAAGCCGCCAAGAAGGGCCCCACCGCCGAACGTCATGCCACCCATCTTCAAGTCTGCTATGAGCCCGCCCATGGCCCCACCTGCCACACTGCCCACCACGCTCCAGATGGCTTCGGGCACAGGCTGAGGTGAATGAAACTGATCCTTGGCTAAGGCCCCCAGGGCGCGAGCGGACTCCCCTTCTAGACCATGCAGGCGGATGAGTGCATTCGTCGTGGCTGTGATGCGGTCTGCCAACTGTGTGGCTAGTTTTTCTCTAGCCTCTTGATACTCCTTATTGAGGTCGGTTCGGCCTATGCCCACTCGCTCCAGCAATGTTTCATTGCGCACAGCCACACCATCTAATACCGCCGCAGTGAGCAGCTCGGACAGCACCCGGCAGGACTGGCGAAAGACGTCCACATTCCGCTCATGCCAGGCACGCTTCAGGTGCTTGAAGGCATCGGCCTTACGTTCAGCTAACAAGGGAGCGAGCGACTCCATCAGCCGATCTTCCTGCACCCAGCAGCGGGCGAACGCATCCATGCGCAGAACATCCCGGACAAAGACATAACCTTTCAGATGTTCACGCCAGGCGGTCATCTCCGCTTCATCGGTTTCTTGCGATTCCAGGGGACCTGTTTGATTCAGCAAAACCATCACCGGTTTACCCGTCCAACCTAAAATCTCCATCTCTGGGGCAATATATGCAGCGACTTCGGGAGGCTCGGTAGCATTGACGAGGTAAAGCACCACATCGGCTTCATCACGCACGTTTTTCAGCGCCTGCTGGCTGCACCACAGAGGCTTATCGGTGAGGCGATCCCATGTTTGAGATAGGAACCATAACACCGGATTACGCTCGCGTTGCAGCCGCTTTAATAAGCGCGCACTATCGCCAAAGCCTGGAGTGTCCCACAGCCGTAGCAGACGTGCGTCTTCTTCTAACAAAGTGTAGGACTCATTAAAGAGGGTGACGTGGGCGGCATCTCGCACCTCTCCCACATCCCGACGCAGCAGGGTACGGGCAAGTGTGGTCTTCCCCGCATTCGTGTGCGAGATGAGACTGAGGGTGACGATATCCGAGGCGGGCGGAGTGATGCCTGGAGGGGGTGGCATGATGACGGGAGATGTGAACCCACTCCGACCACCTTCGCAACAAAAGCGATGAGTTCTTTTATCACAAAACGCAATCACATGTCAGAAAAAGACAGTGAAAGGGTCTCTTCAGTCTCAGCATGCAGACCCGAGCGTGCGTGCAAAACCTGTCCCAGGTTGCCCAGGGCTACCTGACCCAGCAACTGTAAATCCACCCTTCACCAGGATTCTCGCCCTGCAAGAAACCAGAAACCCTGGCCAGCTTTCACCACGCCCACTCAGCCTTTGGCTGCGGGCGTGGTGAGGACACCGTCTCGTAAGACCTCAAGGAGCAGGGAGCAGGGTGAATGGCCCTGCATCTTTAGGACCTATGACATGCCCGTAAAAGCCAGGGGCAAATCCACCACTTGAACGCGAGGGGATCAAAATTCCTCTCACTGGGTAGATGTTTTTATTCGTCGCACCATTAGGAATCGCCACATCCAACCCATCTGCGATGCCCGTCACCATCCCCGTTTTGACATCCACTTTGACGAAGTAACGAGTGAGGTTAAGCCCCAGCGGTTCAAGCAGATTGTCCGTCGTCAGAGTCAAGTTCGTGGGAATGTTCACCCCATCCGCCTGCGTGTTACCATTCACCGCACCAGCATTGCCATTGAAAGCAGCGTCCACCCGATTTCCCGCAGGTGGCACAAAGTAGTCACGACCACCGATCCGCATTGCATGGGACTCACAGCCTAGAGACAGATACTTAGCCCCTAATTTTGCCGCTGGTTGACGGAAAAAATCCGCCTTTCCCGCCAGCACCGTTTCCACCCGACCCGAAAAAATGCTAAAGTTCGAAAGCAGGCTGGCCGTCGCAGTGAGCTGGCTCTTCGTCCCACCCATGTAGCTGTGGTGGCAAAAACTCCCGTTGTTGGTTAGCGTCTGGTCCGGTCCATTGCTGTCATTGAGCAGGCGAGTGGAAAAAACAAAAGGCGTCCCTTCTCCTAACCACCCTTTGCCCGTGCAAAGCCCTGTCGGGCTGATGGTGAGTTTGCAGATGCTGTATCCAAAACCTACATCATCATCGATCACATAATTGTACATCCCCGTGCGCGGACAAGGAGACACCTTGGTGAAAACAGGAGCTAGGCTGGCAAAAGTCACGACAGACTTATCTCCCACGCTAGCAAGGAGACCCGCCCGGGGTTTCAAACTGCCATTGCCAGTCACCTCCAGTTGCATGACCACATTCACGGGCAACTGGCCCAAACGAGGTACTGAAACGGATACAGCCAAACTTGGCGATACCGCAGAGACAAAGGGATAGGTTTTCATCCCCATCATCAATTTGCCACTCACCGCACCTTTGTCCGTTAAGGTGAAGATGACCTTGCCGTAGTCTTCCATCGTGGGGTCTTGAAAGTCCACACTCACTGCCAGCGCAGACTCGAAGGAAACCGACTGGAATTGAATCAGAGGAGTCAGCAAGAACTGAATGTCCCTCTCGGCAAAGGTATCTACCACAAAGTAGTAGGGGGTGCCCTTGGTCACAGCCAGTCGCAGTTTAGCGCGAGTCGTGCCTTCGTTATCATCATTCTTGGCTACCAGTGTCAGCTTCGTCAGGGCAGTACCGCGATAAACGGCCAGGCTGGTATCCCCTGCACTGCCTGTGGTATCGGCTTGCATGTAACCATTGAAGTCGGGCGTGTAACGATACCACACCGTACGCATGGGCAGCACGCCAAAACGACGGTGCCCCGGCTCCCCTGCCTCCACCGTCGCTTCGACGGTCGTGCTAATGGAGGTAACACCCAAAATCGGAACAGTGGCAGCGGCAAAGTTATCATTGACCGGGGGCACCGCCAATGCTGGACGGCCCAAGCAGATGAGCGCGAGAGCGCCTAAGATAAGAGAAGAGATTTTCATGAAGTGGAATGAGTCCACTCCTCCTCTACGGCACTCTGGATCTGAGGTGGCGCGAGGCAGAAAAAAATCTACGGCTCAGGAGAAGACGCTACTGGCAGCAGCAGAACCTGCCCGGTTTCGGGGGCTGCTTCAGCCTCGCAGAGGCCCACCGCTAACCACCGTCCATCAGGGGAAAAACGCAGTGCCTCAGTTGTCTTTTCGAGTCGCAGATAAAACACCTCTCGCCGCGTATCCATCCGCCAAAAACGCAGCCCTAGCCCAATTTCTGAAGACACCAACGTTTGCCCATCGGGTGAAAAAGCCACGCCAGAAACCTCTTCGATGTGACCTCTCAGCACCGCCTTGAGCTGCCCTTGGGGCAGATGCCGCAAGTGGATATGACCATTGATACCCGCAGTCGCCATCCACTCGCCATCGGGAGAAAACGCAATATCACGTGCCCAATGCGGATCATTGGAAAAACGCTGGGTCCGATTTGTCTTAAAATCATGCAGAGCCAGCTCCTGCCATGAAGCGACCGCAAAGTAGCGCCCATCTGGCGACAGCTTCGCGGCTTTGACCTCGGACTCACCTGACAAAGGCTGCGTAAGTAGCTGGGGTACAACTTCCCGCCGGCCACTTTGGATCTCGAGCCTCACCACATGGCCTGGGACCTGAAGGCTATAAAAATACGCTCCATTGTAACTGAATCCTGTTTTGAGAAAAGTGCTTCCTGCAGCCCCCAACGACCATGAAAGCTCGCCATCTTCTCGGCTCAAAACCCCCTTATTGCGATTCCAGCCCCATAGCTGACCTTGATCATCATAACCAACCGATGGGGCGGGCAGCACTAACTTTTTCGAGGCTTCCTTGAGAAAGCTTTGTTGCATCGTTTGTTGGCCTTGAGCCAAACAAATCGCTTTTGAATCTGGGGTAAAGATCAAAGGCTCATAACGCGAGTGGGCGTAACGAGCCAGGGCCGCCAGGCGATCCCCGGCCAAGGGAAAACCAAAGACTTTCAGAACGCCATCCTTATCCCCTGTAGCCAAGTATTGGCCTTGGGGATGCAGGGCTGCACACCAGATTTCATTTTCATGTGCAGCAGAGAGCTGTGCGACCTCTCGCCCGTCTTTCCAAGCGCGAATCGAGCGGTCAGAGGAGGTCGTGATCTGCATTTGCGAGTCGGCTGAAAACGTCACCGACCAAGGCCTTAAGGAATGCCCCTTTAAAGACGGCAGCCGCTCTGCACCAGGCATGGAAAATCGAATCACGTCTGCCCCACCTTGAAATAAGGACACAGCCAAGCTCAGACCATCAGGCGCAAATTGCAGTGACCAAACCGGGCCTGGCGTGGGTAGCAGTCGAGGAGGCTCATGATCGTTTTTCAAGTTCACTAACCAAAGACCGCTTTCCATGTCAGCACGCCCCACATGGGGTCTGGAAAAAGCCAACCGATCTCCCTCACGAGATAACGCCAGAACTCGCCCTGGCTGAGGCAGCGTTTTCCATGGGGAGGGAGCCCCTTCGCCCAACTTCCAAAGAGTGATTTCACCCGCCGGCTCATAATAAAAAGGCCCTCGTGAACTCACTGCGAGTAAACCTGCTTGTTTGGCCAGCGAGAACTGTACGCCTTTGATCTCCCAAATCGGTTGGTCCTGCCCGAGCTTGCGCAGACGAATGACACCATTTGATTCGGCACATATAAATGACTCTTCATCCAGCCATTTCACCTGATTCAATCGCGGCTTACCGGGAGCCAAAATCTGCTGTTCCATTTTCAGCCGCCCGGCTTTATCCAGACGCCACAACTTTAGGGATCCCTCATGGGCACCACTCAGCAGCCATTGACCACTCGGGCTCCAGTCCAGCGTGGTGAGAATATGGCCATGAGCTGAAATAGAAAACAACTCCTGCGGGTTCATCAAATGCTGTAGCAAGTGCCATTCGGGGCCGCGTAAATCACGCTCACCTAATTCCGGCACAGAATCCCGAAGAAGGCTGCGCGCTTGAGCAGGCAACCCCGCATTCATCGCCCCTGCCGCTGCTGCAATGTTGCTAGAATAAAGCTCCACACGCCGAGCTTCGGCCTCCCGCGCTGCGTGCTGCCAACCAAGGACGGAGCCCAAGGTGCCAGCAATGATCGCTAGAACCAAAGCGACACTTAATGCCGCTAAAACAGGCTGTCTTTGCGCCCGACGAAAAACTCGCGCCCAGGTGCTAACGGGCCGCGCGAGGATGGAATCGCCTCGAAGAAAACGATCTAGCTCATCCGCCACTTCCTGCGCACTGGCATAACGAGAAGCAGGTTTTTTTTCTAAACAGCGCAGGCAAATGGTCTGCAAATCCAGCGGGATCGAAGGAT includes these proteins:
- a CDS encoding NAD(P)/FAD-dependent oxidoreductase yields the protein MTQASSCRIQDTAWDVIIIGGGPAGSTAATTLAKASRRVLVLEKAKFPRFHVGESLLPYNRKIFDDLGVWPKIEAAGFMVKRGAQFLMGSGSHKVRLDFSKGSFTEYPQSVQVERSKFDDLLLQHSRECGAVVSEESLVLEHAVSEGHVTVKYRTADGSEHEVTAKMMMDASGLTNFTGNRESLREYYSGHKKIAIFGHFENLDMPQGDEYGDILIVRRENSWFWMIPLENNKTSVGLVMDREDYRVLNQKPEAVYTDAVKNTPVVQQRFLNAISKTPLNVVTDFSYRNDRLVSHRVVRIGDASGFIDPIFSSGVLLAMTSGQQGAQVVHEALTQGQSMTSGMKRYEKDNRRRIAQYWEFIENFYRLHFAQIFFQPHPRLKMLCSINAVLAGCTRLPFAAWWRLRLFFFLAWLNKRIPVTARIEVQ
- a CDS encoding metallophosphoesterase family protein, encoding MPSLSRRHFLGTALAAPVIGASASSLASPRPSSFEFVFLTDPHIQPELGAVEGVKQCFAKVNEMKPAFVVTGGDLIMDALAVGEARLHRQWELWDEVMKTLQPTAYHTIGNHDVCGWSPKSVLKNDHADYGKKLFADRYGTGRTYRSFDHGGWHFILLDSIALGEDGGYKGWIDDAQLAWLQGDLEKVGRQTPITLVTHIPFYSVWHQVIQGPQITLGLGALVGNVREFRKLLAAYNLRLVLSGHGHISERIQFDQVTYLQGGAVSGMWWKGPVHGNPEGFVHITCHQDGSFEDRYIGYDWAPRR
- a CDS encoding outer membrane protein assembly factor BamB family protein; translated protein: MKLKPTLLLALLSASALQAADWSEWGGGKSRNMVSEEKGLPLEFEPGKKFGPKAAPKIAGRLRPNAEEANKGPGAEDVDMSTTKNCLWVAKLGSQTYGTPIIANGKVYVGTNNETPRDPKNIGDRGIVMCFEEKTGKFLWQLVSPKMGSGKVNDWEYLGICASPTIVGNRAYVPGNRCQIICLDVEGMANGNDGMKEEAQFMAVPDKDGKLTPVEPGPQDADIIWVYDMYKELGVFQHNATAGYPLVIGDKLFAPTCNGVDWTHTNIPSPQSPSFIMLNANDGTLMGEMDHVASERVLHCSWSSPTYTEVNGKPQIVFAAGDGWVYSMAPETEKKDDFDILKEYWRYDANPPEYRKNDAGEPIKYVEYDGPSEIIGTPVVYDGLVYVAIGQDPEHGEGVGMLSCIDPKGTGDLSGKALWTFKGIERSISTCAVKDGLVYIADYTGRLFCLDAKTGKEYWKFDTKGHIWASPLVADGKVYIGNEEGELFILAEGKELKELKTIEFPSPLLGGLVAANGCLYVATHTHLYCFKEGGKPVETGGAE
- a CDS encoding outer membrane protein assembly factor BamB family protein, coding for MVIPRIHRTASWSALAASLLTFSLQANDWSNWRGPLQNGVSLEHYTGAGKLPETAAWTYDARSRGTPVIVDGKVILWGYRGETSDLIELLTVLDAKTGKKLWEVEISDYLSDSIYNRYSIGAPTVDPETKRIYLVSNAGVFVCYEMDGKKVFEIPLMEDFGRMTFPNARVGSPVIEGDLVITHFIFSNWGADGPAADRAYAFDKKTGELVWWALPGVSPPVDSSFSTPVLETRDGKRVMYYTTGCGHIVCVNARSGKAYWKMPICKNGVNASVVLHKGNKLIAIHGDENIDSSEKGRMVAIKLPETLTASTTPEGTVLADAELWRLPLGATSSSPVVVGDMLYQLTDGGELYCINIETGKELWKKKLSNANLHSSAVYADGLLYCPMMEGKLVVVKPGETDAEIVQEIKLDGQCLGAPSICDGVVYVTTTEKLYSFPIPNSGIKLDAAPVVEIPKAGKPAALQIIPAEVVIMNGSKQAFRIRSVDANGFVVSEDVKGVKWESFIPPTAKVKASMDAKFNDAGELVVAVDAKESAGAFKATAADGSFGTIRGRALKNLPLTEDFEAYKLDQDQPAEGVKFSYPPLPWIGARFKFDVRELEGNKVFAKTFDRLLFQRGTVFVAPSHLSNYTMQADVRTEGSARLKSDIGFINQRYLICLRGNANKLEISSNPERLKVEGNFKVSANTWYTLKTRVDVNADGSGVVRGKVWEKGQPEPEAWTVEAKVAKAHTQGSPGIFGFSQMNQKRVFLDNLSITPNK
- a CDS encoding DUF3482 domain-containing protein; translation: MPPPPGITPPASDIVTLSLISHTNAGKTTLARTLLRRDVGEVRDAAHVTLFNESYTLLEEDARLLRLWDTPGFGDSARLLKRLQRERNPVLWFLSQTWDRLTDKPLWCSQQALKNVRDEADVVLYLVNATEPPEVAAYIAPEMEILGWTGKPVMVLLNQTGPLESQETDEAEMTAWREHLKGYVFVRDVLRMDAFARCWVQEDRLMESLAPLLAERKADAFKHLKRAWHERNVDVFRQSCRVLSELLTAAVLDGVAVRNETLLERVGIGRTDLNKEYQEAREKLATQLADRITATTNALIRLHGLEGESARALGALAKDQFHSPQPVPEAIWSVVGSVAGGAMGGLIADLKMGGMTFGGGALLGGLAAGLGAYALIKSYNLVRGGDQRLHWSREHFREQVRLAMLTYLAVAHFGRGRGEWQECVEPAHWNQVVEQVLDEHGDGVDRLWKEGVEKGGMPDALSKSALPLVTDCLSCTLARLYPEVTFDA